The genomic interval GAAGGATTCGGCGAAAGCAGGGACAGGCAAGCGATCGCCCATTTCCTCAAACACTGCAATGGTGCGATCGGCAAAATAAACAAACACCAGTTTTTCATCAGGGTCAATCAGCCAACCCATTTGGGTGCCGTGGGCAAGGCAATGAAGAATATTGCGGACAACTCTGGTCTGGCTTTGGTCGGGGGAGAGGATTTCGATTGTCCAGTCGGGGGCGATCGCAAAGGTATTGGCAACTTCACCGTTCTCGTCGCGGGGAATGCGTTCCCAGGTAAATACCGCGAGATCAGGGACGATCGACCTGCCGCCAAAAGTACAGCGCAGTTCGGGATAGGCACGGGCAGTCCGACTGGGTTTGAGTGCCAGATTGATGGAAGCACCAAGGTCAATCTGAACCGTACTGTGTTTTCCTTGCGGCATGGGTTTCTGAATGATTTGACCGTCGATGAATTCGCTGGCAGGTTTAGTTTCAGGCAGCTTGAGGAACTCGTCGAGAGTCAGAGATTGGGTAGGGGTTTGAACCATCGTCGATTGGAGCTGGAATGTTACAGCTATTGTAATGTGCCTTCTAAGTGCTGTACTAACATTAGAAATTGCCTATGTCAGTCTGTGCAGGAATTGAAGATTCTCCATCTAAAAGAAAATAATTACAGATTATCTAAGGGCGTTTGAGGATATTCATGCCGAGTCGGGAATAACTAAAAGGTAGGTATTGCCATTCATCGTTGGATTGCAATTTAGTTATCTTTGTGGAGAAAAACCATGCTGGGCTGGATCTTTGGAGGATTTATTAAGAAACTGGAGCGCTCCACCAAAGAGGTCGTAAGAGACAGTGGTAAAGAAATCGATAGGCTATTTGAGGAAAGGCTCGACCCTCTAGCTGACAAGCTTGACTATATCGCCAAAAAACGTATCGGACAGGTCGAAGCTTTGGAAACTAAGGTCAAAGACGATCTGGAATCTTTGCTTAACGACGCTGATGAGAAGTCACGCAAGATTTTAGAAGAAGTCAATCGTATGCGTGAAGAAGCTTTAAAGGATGTTAGGAAAACGGTTAAAGAGACAGATTTTTATCTGGAAAATCGAATTAACCAGATTTCCCTATCGGTGATGGAAGCACTGCAATTCTCCAATAGAAGTATTAAAAATGCTTTTCTAGAAATTAAATTTTTAGAAAACAAAATATTTCAAGATGCCAATTATCTTATTGACAAAATAGACATAATTGTCATAGGAACCGTTGAGCAGATCAAGAATGACTTTCAAAGGTACTTAACTTTTCCTAATCCTTTCGATGAGTGTAGAAGGCAGCTTAATCTTCATTTGAAATTTGGAAGTCAAATTACTGACATAGAACTCTATCGTTTAGCTGAGTGTTGTGAATTGTCTAAGTTAAGCGAAGACACACCCATTGAAAAAGTAGTAGAAACATACGCCCAATTACAGCTCAATTCAGCACGAATGGCTGCATTGTCCAGAAGTGCTCCTGCACTAAGGCAAATTGCTGTAGAAGATTGGATTAAGTATGGTGTTTTATGTGATTTTTGGTGCAATACGATCCAGACCTATGATTCTTCCAGATTGATTTTAGAGAAACGTGTTTGTCCTCCGCTTCCAGAAGAGAAAGGTAAGTAGGCAGATAATTTTAACCTTTCGCCTATAAATCTTTTAGTTCCTATATCAACTTCCTATTGAGAGATTCAAGATGGCTAGAGCAAATAATGGGGAAACACCATTAGGATATTACGAGAGCGCGATCGCTGAAACCTTGAAGATCCGCGAAGAGTTTCAATCAGATCGAAAAAATTTGGAAGAAATTAAAGCTGCTAATAAACGTTTAGAAGCCGAACTACAGCAGGCAAAAGCAGAAATACAAAAACTGGAGATCGCTGTTAGTAATTATCGAGAAGAATTTCAGACACTAGTATTAAAAAACCAAATGTTGCAGAGTAACTTTGGAAGCTTGTCTGGCAGAAATTAAATCCAGTAAACAAGGGATTCAAGAGGAGATTAAAGCAACTCAAGATAATTTTGAAAGTTGGATAGCGGAAGTTCAGGAAACAACTGAATCGACTCAAAATGAAGTTCAAGTTCTTAAAAAAAGGTTTGAAGAGAGAACTCAACCCGCATTGGACTATCGTCGCTTGAAACGACTATTGGAATCTGGAAGTTGGATGAGAGCAGACAAGGAAACGTTTAATCGAATTTTGGAAATAGCTGATAGCCAGAGAGATGGAAGGCTGAATGAGGAAAATATTGATCAAGTCTTAATTGAAGAGCTTCGAATTATCGATCAGTTGTGGACAAAGTACAGCAATGGACGTTTTGGTTTTAGTGTACAATTCGAAATTTATCAGGATTTAGGTGGAACTCAAAAATACGACGACAAAATTTGGAAAGACTTTGGTAATAAGGTCGGCTGGTATATCAGTAATCAATGGATTTGGTATAGATACGTCAACTTTAGGGGAATAGCACCTTCTGGTCATTTACCTGCCAGAGTGTGGGATAGCTATGAGGGTAGAGGAGTCGGTTCACTCCATTCTCTTATGCCAAAACTAATAGAATTTGGCTTCTAGATTTTGTCGTTCATTGCTTTCAACCATCAGGAATATTAAACATGTTCAAATCAAACAACGGTGATGGGAAAACTCCGATCGGATTTTATGAAAAAGCAATCTCTGAACTGACCCATGCACGCGAACAGTTGCAGGCAGCGCAGAAAGAAATTCAGATTTTGCGAGAGGAGCTTCAATCGACGAGAGAAGACTTGAAGCAGGAACTCAAAAAGAGTCAGCAAAAAAGTCAGCAAACAACGGATGCTTTGGAACAGGAAATTAGAGCGCTCAAAAATGGACTTGAGGATGGATCAGTCATTGTCCAAAAAGCAAAAATGCTACGCGGAAAAGATGACAATTACTGGATCGGTGTTTCCGCGGTTGATAGTGTCAACCACCATTGCCTCCAGGTTTGGAAAGCCGATAAGAATACCTGGCATAATGATGTTCGGGTGAAAGCCGCAACTTTTCTACGGGCGAAGGATGATGATCACTGGGTTGGCTTTAAGTACATGAAAAAAGGTATTTATCACACTTTCTCTGTCTGGTCTGGAAAAGACAATACCTGGCATAGTCGTGTCCGGGTCAGCGCGGCAGATAAATTAGAGCCATAAAGTAGGAGCAAGATTGTAAGCGGTAAATACATTCTATCTAAGTCCAAATTTGGGACACTAATCACGCTTGGTTGTGTTCCCAATTCGCGATAGTCTAGGAAGGGTTCTTAAGGACTTCTGCCTCCTTGCCACCTACCACCTAACCCCTGCCACTATGACTGCCTTTTCCACCCCTGAAACGATCGCATCCAACCCCCTTCCCCCCTCGGACTCCCGCCAACGGGTGAGCCAGTTCCTCCAGGATTTGCAAGATCGAATCTGTCAGGGTTTGGAACAGGTAGATGGCAAAGAAACCTTCCGAGAAGACTCCTGGGAGCGGGAAGAAGGCGGTGGTGGGCGATCGCGGGTTCTCCGAGAGGGCGGCGTCTTCGAGCAAGGTGGCGTTAATTTTTCTGAAGTTTGGGGCAAAAATCTACCCCCTTCAATTCTGGTGCAGCGCCCGGAAGCTGCGGGGCATGAGTTTTACGCGACGGGAACCTCAATGGTGCTGCATCCCCGCAACCCCTACATTCCCACGGTTCATCTGAACTACCGTTACTTTGAAGCGGGTCCGGTTTGGTGGTTTGGTGGCGGAATTGACCTGACGCCCTATTATCCCTTTGCTGACGACGTGGTTCATTTTCACCGCACTCTGAAACAGGCTTGCGACCTTCACCATGCAGAGTATTACCCAACCTTTAAACTCTGGTGTGATGAATACTTCTATCTCAAGCACCGTCAGGAAACGAGAGGGGTGGGGGGCATCTTCTTTGATTATCAGGATGGTCGGGGAACGCTCTACAATGGCCCCGATGCCAACGGTCCAGCAGCACTGCACAGCCAGCAGGTGGGCAAAATTGGGGAACGGAGTTGGGAACAACTCTTCGATTTTGTACAGGCGTGTGGCAATGCATTTTTGCCCGCCTACGTGCCCATTGCCGAGCGTCGGAGAGCGCAGGAATATGGCGATCGGGAACGAAACTTCCAGCTTTACCGACGCGGGCGCTATGTAGAATTCAACCTGGTCTATGATCGGGGTACGATCTTTGGCTTGCAAACCAATGGACGCACCGAGTCCATCCTTATGTCTTTGCCGCCGCTGGTACGCTGGGAGTATGGCTATCAACCAGAACCCAACACCCGTGAGGCTGAACTCTATGAAATTTTCTTGAAGCCACAAGATTGGGCCAACTGGATTCTACCAACCTGAGAAGTCTGGGGTAGACTACTGAGAGATAAATGATTTACCCGATGCGTGTTGAACTTTTCGAAATTCTGTCAAAACTAAGTTGAGTCAGGGTCCGTGTCTTCACTGGTAGGGTCTACTGAGTTGCCTCTAGTTTGAATCTGTAGCCCTCCTGTCTTGTGATGCGAAACCGATTGGGCATGGTTTACCCGTTGTTCATGCGGTTGCGGCTCACTGCGGATCTCTGTTGAAAATCACCCCAAATATCCACATTCTTAGGAGAGGGTAAGCAATCCCATGGAGCAGAAATCAATTCACATGGAGCAACGGACTCATACCACACAGGATGGGAAAACTGTGATTGTGCTGACTCCCAGCGGTCGTCTAGATATCACAACCGCCTGGCAATTCCGGTTGAAGCTCCAGGAGTGTATCTCTAAACTCAGCCATCATGTTGTGGTGAATCTGGGACAGGTCAACTTCATCGATAGCTCCGGTCTAACCTCGCTTGTTGCCGGAATGCGCGATGCCGATAAGGTGAGGGGTAGTTTTCGGATTTGCAACGTCCACCCGGAAGCCCGATTGGTGTTTGAAGTCACCATGATGGACTCGGTCTTCGAGATTTTTGAGACAGAAGAAGAGGCATTGGAAGGGGTTCCCCGTGGGATTGCCAGTTGAATAATTAAAAATTCAAAATGCAAAATTAAAGTAGAGAGAGGATGCAGAACGTCTATCCTACGCTTCGGATTACCGACTACGAAACGAGTCGGTCATTTTATGTTGATAAACTGGGTTTTTGGATTGATTGGGAACACCGCTTTGAACCCCATTTTCCCGTATTCATGCAAATCACAAGAGAAGGGCTTTCGCTGTATCTCTCCCAGCATCAAGGGGACTGCCAGGTAGGGGGACTGGTTTATCTCTATGTGCCCAACGTGGATAGTTGGTATCACGAAATGACTCATAAAGGGGTACAAATAGACGCTCCGCCGACAGACCAGCCCTGGGGCGATCGTGATATCCGAGTTGTAGACTCGGACGGGAACCAATTGAACATCTGCACGCGTTTAAACTCTTGATTTTCATAGCAAAGTCATCAGAAGGAGTGTACCCTGCCCCCTGACACCTAACCCCTGACACCTACTCCATGATCCCTTCCTCCCCTCGTTTCCCAGATATCCAAACCCATTGGGCAAAACCTTTTGTTGAGGCGCTGGCTGCACGGGGGATGGTTCGCGGGTTTGAGGATCAAACCTTTCGTCCGAATCGAGCAGTCAGTCGGGCGGAGTTTGCCGCCTTGCTGCAAACCGCCTTTCCCAGTCCAGCGAAACGTCCCTACACCCCGTTTGCAGATGTTCCTGCCAACCACTGGGCAGCGATCGCCATTCGAAAAGCGTTACGAAACTGGATTTCTGTCCGGCTATCCGAATCGCAAGTTTCGCCCGGAGGAGTCCATTCCCAGGGTGCAAGCACTGGTTTCGCTGGCAGGGGGCTTAGGATTTAACCCATCGAATAGTCTTTCCCTGGCGAAGGTCTATCAGGATAGTGCCCAAATTCCAGATTGGGCGAAGGGGGCGATCGCTGCTGCCACTGAGGCTGAAATCGTTGTAAATTACCCCACACTGCAACAGTTGCGCCCACTCCAGGCGGCGACCCGGGCAGAAGTTGCTGCTTTTATCTACCAATGCCTGGTTGAACTGGGAAAGGCACCGCCGATCGCTTCCAACTATATCGTTCGCTGGGTTCAAACGGTTGCCGTTAGCCACCCGCGAGAGTTCCGGGGAGTATGGGTAACATCCGTCTGGAATAGCGACTTTCCTTCTCAATCCAACTTGACGACACAGCAACAACAGGCAGAACTGATCGCCATCCTGGAACAGGTACAGGCGATGAACTTCAATGCCCTGATCCTCCAGATCCGCCCTGAAGGTGACGCGCTTTATGCCTCCAAACTGGAGCCCTGGAGCAATTGGCTAACTGGAACTCAGGGGAAAGCGCCAGAACCGTTTTATGATCCGCTGGAGTTTGCGATCGCCCAATGCCATCAACGCAACATTGAACTCCATGCCTGGTTCAACCCTTACCGTGCCCGCACCTCTAAACAGACCGTCAATGCTAAACCCCATATGGCTGCGACCCATCCGGAGGTGGTCTACCCCTGGGGCAACCAACTCTGGATGGACCCCGGCGCTAAGGTTGTGCAAGAGCGGGCATATGCGGTGATCATGGATGTGGTGCGCCGCTACGATGTCGATGGAATTCACCTGGACGACTATTTTTATCCCTACCCGATCGCAGGTCAGACCTTCCCGGACAGCAAAACCTATCAGGACTATCGATCGGGCGGAGGCACCCTGGCCCTGGCAGACTGGCGCAGGGAAAACGTTAACCAACTGATCCAGCGACTGGCAATGGGTATCCGGGCTGAAAAGCCCCAGGTCAAATTTGGCATCAGTCCATTTGGGATCTACCGTCCTGGACAACCTGTCCAGATCCGTGGACTGGATGCCTACGAACAACTCTATGCCGATTCCCTCAAGTGGTTACAACAGGGCTGGGTAGACTACCTCGCCCCGCAACTCTATTGGCGCATCGATCCTCCTGCGCAAAGCTATCCGGTTTTGTTGCAATGGTGGGCAGAGAACAATCCCAAACAATGTCACCTCTACCCCGGCAATAACCTGGGGCAACTGGATGGGTCCAGTTGGGATCTGGCGGAAATTGAACGGCAGATCGACTTGACCCGCCAACTCAAATCGCAATTGGCGCTGGGGAATATTTTCTTTAGCATGAAGGCTTTTACTGCCAATCGTGAGGGGATTCGCGATCGGTTCAAAGTTGCCACCTACCGCACCCCCGCCCTGGCTCCTGTAGTGCCCTGGTTGAAAGCATCCCCACCAGATCCTCCCACCCGCGTTCGGGTACAAAACGGCAGAGTTACCTGGAACCCCGCAACGCCTAACATTCGTAGTTGGACTCTTTACCGCAAAGACGCCACCCAATGGACTCTGCTCCAGGTGCTTCCCGCCACTGCCACTACAGTCACCGTTGGACCGGGAACCTACGCCCTTTGCGGAGTGAATCGGTTATCTCAGGAAAGTGCAGGTGTGGTGATTTTGGTAAGCAATGGGTAATGCTTACCCTCCTGCGCAGCCTAAACCCTCTGTGCGTGTCCCAGTCACTTTGTTGCTTGCGTAGAGCAACGGACGCAACCGCGAATTTAAAAAGTTAGACTGGCGGAAGTGTCTTCTTACAATTTATCAATGCTACTAGAGGCAATCATTACACTGCTCCTGGGAGGGCTGTTGTTTCGTTGGGGCATGCGCTTTGGGCGGGTGATGTTGCGAAAGGGAGCAACCGCAAATGATCTGTTCAAAGGAAAAACGGCAATTTCCTTACTGTTTTTGGGGCTTTATGTGGCGCTGATCGTGCTGGCGTTGAATGTGCCCCAGATGCAGGTTTTGCCTCTGGAATGGCGCATTTACGGAATGCAGGTGACCTGGACCATTATGCGGGTAATTCTCCTGGGATTCTGTGGACTGGCATTTACGGTGAGCTGGAAAACAGCCCGATCGCAGGTCATTGCCGTCATTCTGATCGGACTGTTGGGATTGGGTGGATTCAGTACCGCAGAAGCCTATTTTCTTGCGCCTATCTATTCTGAATTGCACGACAATTTGCAGCCCAATGGGGTCTTTAAGCAGACATCGATGAGCAGTTGTGCCCCTTCAGCCCTGGCAACTGTGCTCCGGCGATGGAAGATTAACGCGACCGAATCGAGTGTGGCAAAACTGGCGGGTACCAGCCGCCTGGGAACCTCCATGCCGCAACTAATCGAAGCGGCCCGCGATTTGGATATGGATGGTATTGAGTTGTCTCCCACCTGGGAACAGATGGTGCGGATCAATCGCCCTGGTGTATTGGGCGTATGGCTGATTGACGGGTCACGCAAGCTGCCCCATGCTGTTGCATTGTTGGCGATCAATCAAGAGCAGGCTGCGATCGGTGATCCAGCTCGGGGCAAAATTTATATCCTGAATCGCAGCCAGTTTGCTGAAATTTGGCGACAACAGTATGTTCCTATTTTTCGTCGGGGAGAAACTGCCATTACCCACAGCCAGGCGATGGATTATTTGCGGCGATCGGGCTTCCTGAACCAGTCCCGACCAGACTTCAAAGAATCCCTCATGCAATTTCAGAAGGTGCAAGAAATTAAGCCCACTGACTACCTGGACACCCAAACCACCCTACTGCTGATGGGACCCTACCTGGAAGGGGTACCGACGTTGAATGAATTTAAGATTGTGCAGCCTTAGTTGTGGAGGAAGGGCAAGAGTTCTCAGTTCTGCGTTTTAAGTTTTGAGTTCTGAATTGAGAAACAGTGAACAGTCAACAGTGAACAACTTCTACCCAAAAGATTACTCCGTCTACTCCTGTTAAAGTCAACAGTGATGACTGGAGACTGGAGACTGGAAACTGATAACTGGAAACTGATAACTGGAAACTGATAACTGGAAACTGATAACTGGAAACTAATCTCAACTCCTGCCACCTATGCTAATGCGATAATTGGGGCATGATGGACGGCAAGGATGGTGCAGGGATGACCATTGCAGCTCGAAAACTGACGTTTGAGGAATATCTGAGCTACGACGACGGCACGGATACCCGCTATGAACTAGTCAATGGAGAATTGGTTGCCATGAGTCTAGGTACAGGACGACATGGCAAGATCATCAAATTTGTGGATGATCAGTTGAATCGGGCAATTCAGCAATCTGGGCTTGATTGGACTTCTCAGCGATTGACCGTAGGTGTGCAATCTCCACGGGGGTATCGCTGGGATACCTGTCGGATTCCCGATATCACAGTATTAACGCTAGAGCAATGGTCAGACATGGACGATCGCGAAGCCGTAATTTTGGCACACCAGGCTCCCCCAAAATTAGTGGTAGAGGTTGTAAGCCCCAGCACACAAACCGAAGATTACCGGGCGAAATGGGTGGAATATTCAGCACTAGACATTGCGGAATATTGGATGATTGACCCGATTCAAAACATCGTAACGATTTGTATCCTTGAACAAGGACGCTATCAAGACACCATCTTTCGGGGTAAAGAACGCATCATTTCTCCTACCTTCCCAAGGCTAAACCTGACCGCAGAACAAATTCTTAAAGCGGAGGGGTAATTCTTTATCGGACTCGGTAAAATTTTTGTGTCAGATGGGCAAGGGAATCAAGGAATCAAGGGAGTCAAAGGAGAGTCAGACACGGATTTTTGAACAAACCCGATAAAAAACCTGTTCTCACTCAAAACTCAAAACTTAAAACTCTCTCCCCTTCATCCTTTTACTCCGCCTCAAACACGTTCAAAAGCGTCTCCACACTTGCGTTGTGATCCAGGAAGGAGAACAGATGCTTATAGCGCAACCTTCCCTGGCGATCGACAGCAAATTGAGCCGGGAGGGGCGCACCCAGTGCCTGCCCAGTCTGATAAGCACGGAAGACTCGACAACTTGGGTCACTCAGAAGAGGCATTTTTAAGCTCAGATCGCGGGCAACAATTTTGCTTTGTTGCAGGTCGGTGCTGGTTACCATCAGCAGTTCGATGTTGCGATCCTGAAACTGCTCGTAATGCTCATTCAGCGCTTTGATGTGGGGAAAGCAAAAGGGACAATACTGCTTTTCGGTAAAAATCCGGGTAAACGCCAGAATCACGGGCTTTCGTCCCTTGTAGTCGGTTAATTTAATGCGCCGACCACTCGTTACATCGGGCAACTCAAAGTTGGGCATAATCATGCCCTTAATCAGATCATTGGTTGCCGGAATCGGGAAAAAGTTGTTCAGAAACCGCTGGTTGAACAGCCCGCTAAAGTCTGTAGAAGTCAGCATGGAAGTAGAGGTAGGTATCGGGTACTGGGTGAACAAAGAACAAAGGACTGAGTGCTGAGTCATACCATACTCAGTCCTCAGCCCTCAGCACTTAATTACTAGCTTAATCGCTAGAGCGAAAAGCTCATCGCTAAACAGCTACACTGCTGCAAAGTATTCCTTCGACTTCACCGGGTCAGGACTCATGGTCTTTTCACCGGGTTTCCAGCCCGCGGGGCAAACCTCATCGGGGTGGGATTGAACATACTGGATGGCTTGCAGAGTGCGCAGGGTTTCATCCACACTGCGACCAAACGCCAGGTTGTTGATGGTAGCGTGCTGGATGATTCCATCCTTGTCAATCAGGAATAGTCCGCGCAGAGCGATTCCTTCTTCAGGAACAAGAACATTGTAAGCACTGCTGATTTCCTTCTTAATGTCAGCCACCAGGGGATAGTTCAGGTCGCCAACGCCCCCAGATTTACGATCGGTCTGAATCCAGGCCAGGTGGGAGAATGCACTATCGACTGACACCCCCAGAACTTCAGTGTTCAGGGATTTGAATTCGTCGTAGCGATCGCTGAATGCTGTGATCTCAGTTGGGCAAACAAAGGTAAAGTCAAGCGGATAGAAGAATAGAACAACGTACTTACCGCGATAATCAGACAATTTAATTTCCTTAAACTCCTGATCTACCACAGCCGTTGCCGTAAAATCGGGAGCGGTTTGCCCAACGCGCAGACATCCTTCTTGAGTCATGAAACAATAGCCTCCTTGATAATTGCGTGCGTCTTGTTGAACAGTTCAACCAGTCGGTTTCGTCAAGCGCGAAACTTCTACAGCGAGTAAACAATACGAACTGTTACGACTATATCATAGTCATAACGATTTTGAGTAACAAAAGGCAGAGAATGGGGAAAGGATGGGT from Kovacikia minuta CCNUW1 carries:
- a CDS encoding peroxiredoxin — its product is MTQEGCLRVGQTAPDFTATAVVDQEFKEIKLSDYRGKYVVLFFYPLDFTFVCPTEITAFSDRYDEFKSLNTEVLGVSVDSAFSHLAWIQTDRKSGGVGDLNYPLVADIKKEISSAYNVLVPEEGIALRGLFLIDKDGIIQHATINNLAFGRSVDETLRTLQAIQYVQSHPDEVCPAGWKPGEKTMSPDPVKSKEYFAAV
- a CDS encoding STAS domain-containing protein, yielding MEQKSIHMEQRTHTTQDGKTVIVLTPSGRLDITTAWQFRLKLQECISKLSHHVVVNLGQVNFIDSSGLTSLVAGMRDADKVRGSFRICNVHPEARLVFEVTMMDSVFEIFETEEEALEGVPRGIAS
- a CDS encoding glycoside hydrolase family 10 protein is translated as MQALVSLAGGLGFNPSNSLSLAKVYQDSAQIPDWAKGAIAAATEAEIVVNYPTLQQLRPLQAATRAEVAAFIYQCLVELGKAPPIASNYIVRWVQTVAVSHPREFRGVWVTSVWNSDFPSQSNLTTQQQQAELIAILEQVQAMNFNALILQIRPEGDALYASKLEPWSNWLTGTQGKAPEPFYDPLEFAIAQCHQRNIELHAWFNPYRARTSKQTVNAKPHMAATHPEVVYPWGNQLWMDPGAKVVQERAYAVIMDVVRRYDVDGIHLDDYFYPYPIAGQTFPDSKTYQDYRSGGGTLALADWRRENVNQLIQRLAMGIRAEKPQVKFGISPFGIYRPGQPVQIRGLDAYEQLYADSLKWLQQGWVDYLAPQLYWRIDPPAQSYPVLLQWWAENNPKQCHLYPGNNLGQLDGSSWDLAEIERQIDLTRQLKSQLALGNIFFSMKAFTANREGIRDRFKVATYRTPALAPVVPWLKASPPDPPTRVRVQNGRVTWNPATPNIRSWTLYRKDATQWTLLQVLPATATTVTVGPGTYALCGVNRLSQESAGVVILVSNG
- a CDS encoding Uma2 family endonuclease, giving the protein MMDGKDGAGMTIAARKLTFEEYLSYDDGTDTRYELVNGELVAMSLGTGRHGKIIKFVDDQLNRAIQQSGLDWTSQRLTVGVQSPRGYRWDTCRIPDITVLTLEQWSDMDDREAVILAHQAPPKLVVEVVSPSTQTEDYRAKWVEYSALDIAEYWMIDPIQNIVTICILEQGRYQDTIFRGKERIISPTFPRLNLTAEQILKAEG
- a CDS encoding glyoxalase superfamily protein; the protein is MQNVYPTLRITDYETSRSFYVDKLGFWIDWEHRFEPHFPVFMQITREGLSLYLSQHQGDCQVGGLVYLYVPNVDSWYHEMTHKGVQIDAPPTDQPWGDRDIRVVDSDGNQLNICTRLNS
- a CDS encoding Uma2 family endonuclease produces the protein MVQTPTQSLTLDEFLKLPETKPASEFIDGQIIQKPMPQGKHSTVQIDLGASINLALKPSRTARAYPELRCTFGGRSIVPDLAVFTWERIPRDENGEVANTFAIAPDWTIEILSPDQSQTRVVRNILHCLAHGTQMGWLIDPDEKLVFVYFADRTIAVFEEMGDRLPVPAFAESFTLTVGQLFSWLEE
- a CDS encoding coiled-coil domain-containing protein, which produces MFKSNNGDGKTPIGFYEKAISELTHAREQLQAAQKEIQILREELQSTREDLKQELKKSQQKSQQTTDALEQEIRALKNGLEDGSVIVQKAKMLRGKDDNYWIGVSAVDSVNHHCLQVWKADKNTWHNDVRVKAATFLRAKDDDHWVGFKYMKKGIYHTFSVWSGKDNTWHSRVRVSAADKLEP
- a CDS encoding cysteine peptidase family C39 domain-containing protein — encoded protein: MLLEAIITLLLGGLLFRWGMRFGRVMLRKGATANDLFKGKTAISLLFLGLYVALIVLALNVPQMQVLPLEWRIYGMQVTWTIMRVILLGFCGLAFTVSWKTARSQVIAVILIGLLGLGGFSTAEAYFLAPIYSELHDNLQPNGVFKQTSMSSCAPSALATVLRRWKINATESSVAKLAGTSRLGTSMPQLIEAARDLDMDGIELSPTWEQMVRINRPGVLGVWLIDGSRKLPHAVALLAINQEQAAIGDPARGKIYILNRSQFAEIWRQQYVPIFRRGETAITHSQAMDYLRRSGFLNQSRPDFKESLMQFQKVQEIKPTDYLDTQTTLLLMGPYLEGVPTLNEFKIVQP
- a CDS encoding GUN4 domain-containing protein; translated protein: MEACLAEIKSSKQGIQEEIKATQDNFESWIAEVQETTESTQNEVQVLKKRFEERTQPALDYRRLKRLLESGSWMRADKETFNRILEIADSQRDGRLNEENIDQVLIEELRIIDQLWTKYSNGRFGFSVQFEIYQDLGGTQKYDDKIWKDFGNKVGWYISNQWIWYRYVNFRGIAPSGHLPARVWDSYEGRGVGSLHSLMPKLIEFGF
- a CDS encoding GAS domain-containing protein; translation: MARANNGETPLGYYESAIAETLKIREEFQSDRKNLEEIKAANKRLEAELQQAKAEIQKLEIAVSNYREEFQTLVLKNQMLQSNFGSLSGRN
- a CDS encoding S-layer homology domain-containing protein, with protein sequence MIPSSPRFPDIQTHWAKPFVEALAARGMVRGFEDQTFRPNRAVSRAEFAALLQTAFPSPAKRPYTPFADVPANHWAAIAIRKALRNWISVRLSESQVSPGGVHSQGASTGFAGRGLRI
- the hemF gene encoding oxygen-dependent coproporphyrinogen oxidase, with translation MTAFSTPETIASNPLPPSDSRQRVSQFLQDLQDRICQGLEQVDGKETFREDSWEREEGGGGRSRVLREGGVFEQGGVNFSEVWGKNLPPSILVQRPEAAGHEFYATGTSMVLHPRNPYIPTVHLNYRYFEAGPVWWFGGGIDLTPYYPFADDVVHFHRTLKQACDLHHAEYYPTFKLWCDEYFYLKHRQETRGVGGIFFDYQDGRGTLYNGPDANGPAALHSQQVGKIGERSWEQLFDFVQACGNAFLPAYVPIAERRRAQEYGDRERNFQLYRRGRYVEFNLVYDRGTIFGLQTNGRTESILMSLPPLVRWEYGYQPEPNTREAELYEIFLKPQDWANWILPT
- a CDS encoding peroxiredoxin family protein; protein product: MLTSTDFSGLFNQRFLNNFFPIPATNDLIKGMIMPNFELPDVTSGRRIKLTDYKGRKPVILAFTRIFTEKQYCPFCFPHIKALNEHYEQFQDRNIELLMVTSTDLQQSKIVARDLSLKMPLLSDPSCRVFRAYQTGQALGAPLPAQFAVDRQGRLRYKHLFSFLDHNASVETLLNVFEAE